From the Porites lutea chromosome 5, jaPorLute2.1, whole genome shotgun sequence genome, the window acgacgacgacgacgacgacgatgacgacgatAACGATAACGTTTGATATGCGTTCCGTTTTCCACAGAGCACAGGAAATTTAATCAATTATGACCAAAAAGTTTAGCTATCAAATTATCATTCGCATTTTCTTGTTTGGGtaagggaccagtcataatttaagttggagagggagaggggggggggggtaggggaaattgttttttatcccAAATTATTTCCAGACCCCCACTAACAGTAAAATATCCGCACTGCACACCTATTACCCCGTCACGGAGAACTAAGTTATGGAAAGATGCCGCGACTGTAAGGGCAATAGGCGTGCCGAACATAGCGCAAAGGCGAAGCCAACCGCCACCAGGGGAGGTGGGAGGGGCGAAACTTAAACGCCACTTTCACCGAACTCCGTAGAACTGGCCAGGAAGCGGCTAAAACCGAGCTATTTGAAGCGAGGGCCGCAAGGCATCATGCGCGGCAGCACGCAGGCCCGGCAGGACGGGATTTAACTGATTTAAATCTTCCCGTGCTACGGGCTAATTATGCATGCAGTGAGAATAGCACCCATGTTTTTAggtaccccccccccttcaaTCATGTTAAAAGATTTAAGGGCCCCCCTTTCTTTCTTCTATGGCATTTTAAGGTCCCCCCATATCcatgcaaaaaaaattgaaaattgaaggCCCCCCAATTTCTCCTCCACCCCCCAcctccaacttaaattatgactggtccctaACAAGGGCGCGTAAAGGGATAAAGTTTGGAGGTACCGAGAGATTAAGCTTCAACAGGAGCCCGGCTCCTGGCTTCAAGTAttcggcaaacggcaaacatcagattcaagttaaaaatttctcaaaatagaaaatgaggcGGTGGGTAGAAATAATGAaaagtaaacgacaagtaaaagggaaacttggtcacgtgctaCAAATTCgtgtttgccgtttgacgtaaacgtgatgctcaTAAGCCTCTTTAAGGAAAAACTCTGTCTTCATGCCACATTCATTTTTACGAGTTCAACGCACTTGCTGAAAAAGACAAATAAGTGCTAGTTATTCTCTGTTTCCAATGTAGTAATTTATATTTCCAAATACCTTACCATTTTACAGGAAGGAACCTGTAATCTAGAAAGGCTTTAGGCCTCAAATTCATAGCGGGGAGGGGTACTCccagtgatgggctcctggtactccggatttcaagtaaCAGTGAtaatcgaatgggggcaaaactcaaaaaagtcccatgccgaatttccaaaccaaaaaaaaattccagaaagcGTAAAGATATCACacgaaaaacagaaacattagtGATAgaatgtttgtgtttgttttccctccctcctcgcgcgctcctcgcgtttcgctcgcgcctaaaactccctttcccttccctttcaaacgcctgccacgcaggctagtttaTTTATCACACCGTCTGGAGTAAGAATCTTTTTCGCATATTGACATGATtgattatatattttaaaaccgGTTTTATGAAAAAGATGCAACGTAATGCGTTTAATATTAAAACAGtcgcaaaacaagtttggtttTAATTTATTCGCGGAACTACGCGGCCGGGATACACGCGAACTCTCACGAATCTTCCGACTGTTTTGAATAACCATTAAAATCCCTACtaccctacttaaatcaagctaccaaaaaatacttgccaaagtTTTCCTACCAaaaaaaatcccgaaatcaaaaatttcaaaccccaaaaatccttcgatcaccCCTATCATTTGAAATCGGAGTACAGTTCGCACTTCTTGCATGTTCTTTGCAAGCCATTAAAATTCCCAAGTAACAATAGTATTTATTTTGGCAAAATATTGGCTCAACGGAAAAGCTTTAGACAAATCTCGAGATAAAACCTACTTTTCGAGACGCTTTAGATCGCGCTTTAGATATTTGAAGCCTGTCGGTTTTAAGTGTCAATTGCATCCTCTTCGACTGAGATCTCGAAAGGGCATTCAGTTCTGGGGTCGTTTTTTTGGTGGTAACGGTCGCCCATATGAGAGTTAATTTTAGCGTGATTTAAGATGCGTTTATCGCTGTTGAACTCTGTAGTGCGACCATAGCCAGTGTGTCGATCATGCGCTCGGGCAAGGGAACGAGAATGGCGTTGAGAAAATTTCccatcatttattttttctgtcaGTTGTTTCATCCACTGCTGCGATTGTATAAAAGCGTTCGTACGTTTgtgatttacagtcaaaccaagtcaagcgtaccccccaagattctattaatgaattcattatttgaaaaatgaatccgttagtcgttcccgtaactggtgtcaaattcaaagcggtatttctgcatgcgtaatgagcagtgaatattttacgagaacttctctgtatttggtcagattggaaatctttgaatggattaagcttcttagaagacatttacatcaatttcaggaaaatggagctggtagaaatttcacaactgcctcgcgtgtgaattcacggctcattacacatgcaagaatgcagagatcaatctgaaatctacaactagcaacggattcaacttttgaatattAAATTCATCAATggattcttggggggtacgcttgacctggtttgactgtaaacacAGGATTCCTTTTGCCGACTTATCTACAATTTAAACTTTATAGTGTGTAAATGATAGAAATGAATTGGTTATGAAGTTTACTacacttggtggctcctaaaagagccgtttgttttGGCGGTAAACCCACAATGTGAGTTTACTTGCTGCTGGTGTACTTGGTCACAGCTTTGGTTCCTTCACTGACAGCGTGTTTTGCCAGTTCACCGGGAAGAAGTAGCCTGATGGCGGTCTGGATCTCGCGAGAACTGATggttgacttcttgttgtagtgggcaaGGCGGGAAGCTTCAGtggcaatgcgctcgaagatgtCGTTGACAAACGAGTTCATGATGCCCATGGCTTTGCTGGAGATACCAGTGTCAGGGTGAACTTGCTTCAACACCTTGTAGATGTAGATTGCATagctttcctttctctttcccctcctcttcttctttccaTCAGATGGAGCCTTAGCCTTTCCAGCTCTCTTCTCGCCTTTCTTTCCTGCAACTTTAGGTGCCATCTCACTTGATAAGAATGGAAGTGAATAATGTACACTTACAGAATATTGTATTTATAACAAAACCAGCAGGGGATCAATTAACATACGGATCGAAATCTTTGAGTTTTCATTGGTTTCTTTCCTTCAAGGTCAACAAGCTTCCTGCATACATCATCATATTTCATAAACTACCTAAAATTGTTTAgtgtgattggtgcgtttcgatcctaTTCAAATTTTGCCGCGCGTATAAATTTTAAGGATTGCAAGTAATAGTTCATTCACTCCTACGTTCTCGTGCCAACCAGAAGTTCTAAAATCATGTCAGGTCGCGGTAAAGGAAAGGCAAAGGGCACCAAGTCCAAGAGCCGATCATCCCGAGCAGGGCTTCAGTTCCCTGTTGGTCGAATCCACCGTCTTCTTCGCAAAGGCAACTATGCTGAGCGTGTTGGCGCTGGTGCTCCGGTCTACTTGGCTGCAGTGCTCGAGTATTTGAgcgctgagatcctcgagttggCGGGCAACGCTGCTCGTGACAACAAGAAGACCAGAATCATTCCCCGTCACCTTCAGCTTGCAGTCCGCAACGACGAAGAGTTGAACAAACTGCTCGCCGGCGTCACCATCGCACAAGGAGGTGTTCTGCCCAACATCCAGGCTGTTCTTCTGCCCAAGAAGACCGAGAAGAAGCCAAAGGCTTAAACACATCCTTCCCACGTCAaaaacaaacggctcttttaggagccaccaaatatgATGAAAGTCACGATCAAAAGAGTCACTTTATTATTAGTATCTTTACAGTAAGCCCTCTCATGGGTGTTGGAATCCTCTTCTACTCACTTACCTAACGCTTTTGCATCGAaaagaaattgataaaaattacaaagaaaaaaacgtaaTATAAGAAAAACTTACGAATTAAGTATACTTTTAACAATCCTACCTTTAAGCACGAAGGTTGTGCATATTTTTATATCGCTGGCGGCAAACAAGGCACTTATTGATGCGAAGATAAACTACAAGAAAGCCACCAGACATGACCGGACTCGGAACCCgacttttaaaattaaacaaaataccgTGAGAGGGGTACGAAGAAAGTAAACGAGCTCTGGTCAGGTGAAAATCAGCTATAAATCTTATGGTGAATGTTTTTCAGAAGaattatttattacaaatcCTATCACTGCATGCctccaaatgcaaatttcaaaaaaattagtttACCGTTTAAACCGCGCGAATATTTTCAGTCCATTCCTCAAACAAAAAGCTTTCCAAATTCTGATATGTTAGCTTATTTATATCCCAGTGCAGCCATTTATGATCTCAGAAACTAGATATCAATAGAGCTTAAGCCACAGTTAGCCATCACCACTGCAAACCTATTTCTATGTATTCTTCTACAATAAGTAGGAATTTATCTATTAGTACGAGTAAACTTTATTGGCAATGACTTTTAAAgatgtggtggctcctaaaagagccgttggttttaTAGTACGTGTAGCGTGAAGATCTAACCGCCAAatccgtacagagtacgtccctGGCGTTTGAGTGCGTACACCACATCCATGGCGGTCACAGTCTtgcgcttggcgtgctcggtgtaggtcacagCATCACGGATCAcattctcaaggaaaactttgaGAACACCACGAGTCTCTTCGTAGATCAGGCCAGAGATTCGCTTAACACCGCCACGGCGAGCAAGACGACGGATAGCTGGCTTGGTGATGCCTT encodes:
- the LOC140939254 gene encoding histone H2B, gonadal-like produces the protein MAPKVAGKKGEKRAGKAKAPSDGKKKRRGKRKESYAIYIYKVLKQVHPDTGISSKAMGIMNSFVNDIFERIATEASRLAHYNKKSTISSREIQTAIRLLLPGELAKHAVSEGTKAVTKYTSSK
- the LOC140939253 gene encoding histone H2A-like; translation: MSGRGKGKAKGTKSKSRSSRAGLQFPVGRIHRLLRKGNYAERVGAGAPVYLAAVLEYLSAEILELAGNAARDNKKTRIIPRHLQLAVRNDEELNKLLAGVTIAQGGVLPNIQAVLLPKKTEKKPKA
- the LOC140938077 gene encoding histone H4, with the protein product MSGRGKGGKGLGKGGAKRHRKILRDNIQGITKPAIRRLARRGGVKRISGLIYEETRGVLKVFLENVIRDAVTYTEHAKRKTVTAMDVVYALKRQGRTLYGFGG